In Stanieria sp. NIES-3757, the DNA window AATGATGTTAGCTGCGGAAGCTGCTGATGCGAATACAGGAGAAGGCATTAAAAGTAAAATTCTTGAGGTAGCTAATGCACCTGGTACCGAAGTTACCGATCCTTGTCAGGCTATGGATTTAGTCCGTCAAGGTGAGGATATTAATTATCAAGGGGCAAGTGGTAATGTTGATATTGATGCCAATGGTGATGTGGTAGGCAGTTATGATGTCTGGAAAGTTAATGATGACGGAAGTTTAGAAGTAATTGACAAAGTTAATCCTGCTGCTGAATAATTCTTACTAATCAAAAGCGATCTCGGCAGTGCCGAGATCGCTCTTTTGGTAGTCAAGCGATTTACCTGGCAAGCTATTGTTAATAAAGAGGATTAGGTAAAAATATTTTATGGTCTTAATTACAGGCACAACTAAACTGCTCGGAATTATCGGGGATCCAGTTGAACATTCTTTATCACCCGTGATGCACAATGCTGCTATCAAACAAATGGGCATTGATTATGTTTATATTCCTTTTCCAGTTAAACCAAATAATTTGGCAACTGCGATCGCAGGATTTGCAGCCGTGGATCTAGTTGGTTTTAGTGTCACTATTCCTCACAAGCAAGCGATTATACCTTTATTGAGTAAAGTTACTCCTGAAGCGGAAATGATCGGTGCAGTTAATACGGTTTGGCGTACTGACAGTGGTTGGCAAGGAACAAACACCGATGTAATCGGATTTGTCGCCCCGCTCAAGAATTTAGGCAGAGATTGGCGAAAAGTAACACCTGTAATTTTGGGTAATGGTGGTGCAGCTAGAGCAGTAGTTGTAGGACTAATTCAACTGGGCTGTCAAGAAATCCACGTAGTAGGAAGAAATAAAGATAAATTGGCTCAGTTTTATCAAAGTTGGCAAAATAATCGCGAAATTATTACCAAATTAAAAATTCACTATTGGGAAGGATTGAACGCATTACTACCAGCAGCAGAATTATTAATTAATACAACTCCGATTGGAATGTATCCTCACGTTAAACAATCTCCTCTCGATGCCGAATTATTCAAAAAATTGTCATCAGGCGCGATCGCTTATGATTTAATTTATACTCCTAATCCTACCCAATTTCTACAATTGGCAAAAGGAAAAGGTGCAGTAATCATTGATGGTTTAGAAATGTTGGTACAACAGGGTGTAGCAGCGTTAGAAATTTGGTTACAGCAACCTGTTCCCGTTGATGTCATGCGTCAATCTCTACAACAACGTGAGTTCGATGAAAATTTTTAAACCCAAGAGAAAGCTGAGACCTATGCTAAAAGTAGTGTTTTCAGGTCTTAGCTATGGAATTAAAATCTCGTCTCGATCTTACCGAAATTTTTTGTGATGTAGATGATTTCTACAACAGTTTTGAAAAACACTGTCATGACCTACCTCAATTAACTGCGAGCACTGGCGAAAAAATATCTAGTTGTCGTATGAGTTTGAGTGAAGTGATGACGATTGTGATTGCCTTTCATGGTAGTGGTTATCGAACATTCAAGGAATTCTATACTCTACAAGTGAGACCTCACTGGAAAAAAGCTTTTCCCTCTCTGGTTAGCTACAATCGTTTTGTCGAGCTAATGCCTTGGTCGATGATGCTTTTATGTTGCTTCTTACAGACTAGAAAAGGAGAAGTTACAGGAATTAGCTTCATCGATTCGACTCCGATAGAGGTATGTTGTCCCAGTCGCAGTCGCTCACATCGAGTCTTTGAAGGGCTAGTAGGATGGGGCAAAAATTCTGTGGGTTGGCATTATGGCTTTAAGCTACACCTAATTATTAATGATCAAGGAGAACTACTAGCTTTTAAGTTGACTCCTGGGAATACTGATGACCGTAAACCAGTTCCCGATCTGACTCAAGACATCATTGGCAAGCTCTTTGGCGATCGCGGCTATATTTCTCAAGAACTGTTTGAAAAGCTTGATGAACAAGGACTACAACTGATTACTCGGCACAAAAAGAACATGAAACAGAAGTTGGTCAAACTGATGGACAAAATTTTGTTACGCAAACGCTCCTTGATTGAAACCGTTAACGATCAACTTAAGAATATCTCTCAAATCGAACATTCTCGACATCGAAGTGTTTGGAACTTCATGGTGAATCTCTTTGGAGGGTTGATTGCATACACTTATCTACCCCAAAAACCTTCCCTTGATTTAGAACCCAAAGGATTGCCAGCTCTACCTCCTGCCCTTTTTTGATTTCGTCGAACTCACGTTATAATCAACAAAACGACTGGTAACCATCGCGGATAACCACTCTCTCACATAACGTTCTTGCAAACCTGCTGCTTCGGCAATTTGTTGGCTAGTTGAAGGCGGTAATTGTGCCATCGTGTCAAATAAACCCGTCCGATGACCTATAGAAATCATCAAAGAGATTGCACCACTGTTGAGGATATTCAGCAAACCTTCAGCAAAGGCTTCTGCTTTAATGGAATTGAATTCTGTAAGAGTTGTCATTTTCTCCGATTTTCGCTTATCAATCTACTTTATTTAAGTTAAAAAGCGATCGGGAAAAACTAGGGATGATAGAAGTTAGTTACCAGTTATTAATTCTAAAAATAAAGAATTTGTTCTCTCGATCTTCTCGATTTACGATTTATATGTATACGTATCGATCAAATAATCAATCATGGTTGTAGAAGAACCAATCTCAATAGATTTTTCTCAAGATCGAGCCAAAGTACTAGGAGCACTTAAACAAGCTTTACTTCAATTACCTCAGCTTTCTAGTTACGATACTGACTGGGATGGGATTTACTGCGCCTATGACAATTATGCAAATCCTGGAAAAAGTCGAGAAGTCATTAGTCCTCAGTATAATCTTCTTATTTTTACTGAAAATCCCAAACCTATTTATGCGATTCGTCAATTAGACGGAACCATTAAAAAAGAAGCAGTTAAACCAGGAGATGTGGTAATTATTCCCTCGGAGGTTACCCACCAAGCAGAGTGGTTCAATCCAGGTGGCTTTATTATCTTGGGTTTTGACTCAAAGGTTTTTAATTCTACTCTTTTTGAGACAATAGATCCAGACCGAGTTGAAATTCCACCTAATTTTGCTCAACCAGATCCCCTAATTTATCAACTGGGATTAAAACTTAAAACAGAATTAGAATCTGGTGGTTTGGGTAGCCGTCTTTATGCAGAGGCGATCGCAAATTTACTTTCAGTGCATCTATTACAAAATTACTCGATTCAAACACCCCAGATCAAAAACTATAGCGATGGTTTACCCAAATATAAACTCAAGCAAGTTTGCGAATACATTGATGCTAATTTAGATCGATCTTTAGGATTAAACGAGCTAGCGCAATTAGTACAAATGAGTCCTAGTTATTTCTCTCGTTTATTTAAACAATCTACAGGTTATGCACCTCATCAGTATTTAATTCGCTGTCGAGTCAAACGTGCTAGAGAATTATTACTTCACAAAAAATTTACTATTGCTGAAGTATCTTATCAAGTTGGTTTTGCTAATCAAGGACATCTTAATTATCACTTTAAAAGAATTACAGGAACAACTCCTAAAGCAATGCAGAAGCAAATGTCTAAAAATTCAGTAATATCTCATTTTTTCTAACAAAACATTATGCCAATAGGGTTAAATCTTCTATTAAAAACTTGTAAAAAATAGCATGAATTTATAAGACAAAAAGTTCTTTCTTTCCGATACTAAAAATATTATTGAATTAGGAAAGTAATTATGAACTTAACTACAATAGCTAATCCTTTGCCAAGCATCAATAATTCTTCTAAAACTATCTTACCTGGTGCGCCCTGGCTAATTGCTCATAAAACGATGTTGGGTATCAATAAGCCTTACAAAATTACTTTTCAGGGTAAAGATTATGTACTCTGGCAAAATCAGCAGCAAGAAATATTTGCTTTAAATAATATTTGTCCTCATATGCAAGCACCTTTATCCGATGGGTGGGTGTGTCGGGAAAGGAATACTATTACCTGTCCTTTTCACGGCTTAGAATTTGATGGCAAAGGCAGAGTTTATCGGGAAGAAAATTTAAATTATCAAGCAATTACTCAACCACTAGAATTAATTGTCCAAGACGAATTAATTTGGACTTATGGCGGTATAAAACCTCGCTTACCTATTCCCGATCTAATCCCTAGAATTACAGAAGGATTTATTTTTTTAGGTGCTACAGGGGAAAAAAGTATTCAGGCAGATTTTTTAAAATGTCTTAAAATTAATTATGATTTTAATCATGCTTTAGCTACTCATCGAGAACCTTTTAAATTTAGAAAAATAGAAATCAAAGATTATCAAGAAAATAACTACTATACTAAACTAAACCAAGAAATTACTAGAGCAGACAATACTCTTAAAGAAATCATCACAAATCCAGCCTTTCTAACTACTCCGAAAACTCTCTTCAATCAATTTGAATATTCTTTTCCTTCTACGACGAGCATCATCACTAATACTGATTTTGGTCAGCTTGTACAATTATTTATTCTCTATCCTGAAACAGAAAACTGCACTAAAACTTTTATTTTGCTTTACGCCAAACCCAAAAATATATTCAATAAATTTTTATTATTGTTGTTGAAACAATACTTTCTTAACTCTTTCAACTTAATATTTGAACAAGATACTAATATGCTAGAAACACTTTATCCAACACAAAAACCAAAAATTCGCTTACCCAGAGAAGAAATTATGTTTCACGCGGAGAAATTATATCAGCAATGGGAATTATAATGGTTACAGTTTAAGTTTAATTAACTCTCTAGTTACTTTTGAAATATAGTATCAGTTTCAATTTTTTCCATATTTTTGCCCAAAGATTTTCGACCCACAGCATAATTAAATCTAACCATTCTAAAAGTCTTTCGAGGGGATGTTTAACATAACCAACAGTAGTAGCCTCAGTTTCTAACCATTCTGGTGCAGTTTCTATTTGTTGATTTTGAGAAGTGGCAACATTTACAATCATCTCTCCTGACTCATTGCTATTATCAAATGAAGCAATAGACTGATTTTTGTTATTAATAATTTGCTTTGATTTTTTATGCTTAACTTTCAAAGCTTGAGATGATTTTTGTAGTTTAAAATTCAGTAAAATTTGAGCCTGAGATGATTGTTTAAATGTATTTGCTTGAGCAGAAGCTGCTGGTAATTTTTCTAAATTTGGATTACTACTTGATGTTAGTGATTGAGTATTTGGAGAGAAATTTTCGTTTTCTATTTCTTTACTTGCTAAATTACTCTGAGCATCAGTTGCTGTTTCTAAACTACTAAAAAGATCATCCCAGGATAACCAAGGGTCTTCTACAGAAGAAGACTTACTTAATAAATTATTAGACGGTTGAGATAAAGTAAGATTTTTATGAGTTGAAAGCTCAGGATGAGAAGATTGATTAAGATAATTTCTTGTTTGATTTTTATAAAAAAAATAATCAATTGCTGCTCGAATTAAAACATCAATTTGAAAAGGATCCTCTGATTCAAGAAGTTCTTGATTGGGCTGCTCATTTTGAACAGATTTCTTAATTTTATTAGAACCAAACTTAGCTAGCAAATTCTGTTGTAAATCATGAACAACATGAGATGTTATTGTTACAGGTTTATTTTCTAAATTAGCAATAGCAGAGTCTACAGAATTTAATAATTTGTTCAAAAGTAAATCTTCTTCTGAAATAAGGTTCGCTTGAGGCAAAGGATTATGAGTAAGCTGAGATTCACCAAAAAGATTAGTACTAACTGCAATAGGACTAGTTTGTACCCAATCAATTACATTCCAAAACCAACGAGCTGGGGGTACTAAATTAGGATTATCCTGAGAAAAGTCAGGTAAAAATGATAACAATTTCTGAGTATTATTTTGAAAAAATTGCCGTTGGTTAGATTGCCTTGAACCAAATTTTTGAACAATATAATTTGTAATTTGCTCTTGTTGTTGAAGATTGAGAATATCTAAAATTTGATTATTATTATCTACTAAAACTAAGTTATGAGAGTCTAGTAAACTTGCTACTCCCTGAATCGCGATCTCGCCGTTGGCAAGGCACGTAGCGGTCTCAGCTTCGCTGAGGCACTTCGTCATCGCTTTAGCTGGACTTTTTTGATAACTCAGTTTAGCTTTAAAAATTTCAATAGTAGCTGTAATCTTCTTTAGAAAATTATTATCTCCATCAGAGATAGATTGTGACTCCGAACGAAGCAAGCTAATCTCTTGCGAATCAGACTTTACCTGACTAACTAAAAATTCTCCTTGTCTTTTCCCGATCAATAAAGGTTCAACTGCTTTTAAAATCTGTTCAATTGGCTGATCCGTTGATTGACTAGATAAAGCCTCAGAGTCTAACTCACCAGAAGTAAGATATTTACTTGGTTGTGGCTTTTGCTCTAATTGTTGTCTTGTCGAACGTCCAGCTTGTACCATCAAATAAACTGGATAAAGTAAAATTTGTACGCCAAATTCCGTTGCTATTTTTAGCTGTCTTACTGTTTTACCAATTTCACTACCAAAACGGATTGATTGACGATTGAGAAAATTAAATAAGCGACTTTTATAACGCTCTGCGGAGGAAGAAGACATGGATAAAACCATTGAACCAATTATTTAATATTATCCATACATGACCAATATATTGGGGATAAATAGTTTGTAAATTGTAAATAAATAAAAACCTCAAGGAGCAATTATCAAATCTTTTAACAAAAATTTAACCGAAATGAACAAACTCAGCCTAGGAGCGCGCTTATTTTTGTCCCATTTAATCGTAATGATTGTGGGTTTAGCTAGCTTCGTTCTCATTGCTAAAGTTTCTTCGCCCAGAATGTTTATCTTACGTCTCGAACAACTAGAAAAAAGAGGAATCTTCACTGTCCATTCCGCTCGTACTTATTTAGTAGAAAACTTTCATAATGCTTGGAATCGTGGTGCTTTTTGGTCATTAATTGTTGGGGGTTCTACTGCTGGAGGATTAAGCTATTTAGCCTCCAAACGAATTATGCGCCCCCTCAAACAAATGAAAGAGATTACCTACAACTTTGCAGCAGGTAACCTCGATCAAAGAATGCCAGAAAGTGAGATACCTGAATTAAATCAGCTTGGGGTTAGTTTCAATTCGATGGCTAGCAGCATTGAAGATGTAGAAAAACGCCGACGGGAACTAATTAGCGATTTGACTCATGAATTACGTACCCCTCTCACAGTAGTAAGGGGTTATCTAGAAGAATTAGCCGATGGCAGAGTTGAACCTTCACCAGAAATCTATTCACGATTAGTTAGAGAAACAAGGAGATTAGAGCGATTAATCCACGATTTACAAGAACTTTCTAAAGCAGAGGCTGGTTATTTATCAATTCATGCTAAAAAAGTTAATTTACGACCTTTATTAGTATCTTTAGTAGATCGATTTGCCGATCAACTTTTAGAAGAAGGACCAGTTTTAAAATTGGATTGTCCAGCCGAATTACCACTTGTTTTAACCGATCTTGACCGAACCGAGCAAATTTTGGTGAATTTACTTGGTAATGCGATTAGATATACTGAACAAGGATCGATAACAGTCAAGGTTTGGAAAGATAATCGTCAACTATGGATTGCAGTGATCGACACAGGAGTTGGTATTGCTCAAGAAGATTTACCCTTTGTTTTTGAACGGTTTTGGCGTGCCGATCGCTCTCGCGCTAGTTATTCTGGTGGCACAGGTATAGGACTCGCTATTACTCGTCGTTTAGTAGAATTACAAGGAGGCAAAATTGAAGTAGAAAGTGAAGTGGGAAAAGGAAGTACTTTTCGTTTTTGTCTTCCCATTTCTTAGTAACTTTAAAATAGAATTCTTCTTCTCACTAATCGAACAATTCAACCAATTCTATCGATAGTAAAAATTAAAATCTTTCAACGTCGTGATTTTTAATTGGAAAGATAGCCAAACATGACGAATAATTTTACTTGATTTATCGATAATTTTCTGAGCAAGATTCTTCTGAGGATATTCAAGAGTTTTTTGAAGTTCCAAATAAACCTTGGTTTTTTCTAAATCTTCTTCTTTGGTTTTGCTCTTTTGAAGAACAATTTTATCTTTAAAAAAGGCAATTTCTCTCATTGGGTCTTTGTGAATTACTAAACCAGATTTAGCTGCTGCTATGCCAATCGAGTGACCTTCACCACGATAAAACCCATGCAGTTCAAAATAAGGAGCAATTTTATCCCAAATCTTGAGAAATTCTAATTCTTTACCTGAGTCTCTAGTTACGACAAAAAGACATTCATGGACGAAACTAATCTGAGACAAATCTAGTTGTAATTTTTTGGTCATTTGCTCAAGTAAGCGAATTTCAAATTGATTTTTATTATGTTTATAGATATTTGTCCAAACAGTATGAGAAGTTATCCCTGGCTGCCATTCTAAAGATTGAGGAATTGGTTCGAGAATACGCATATCAGCATCAATAAAAATACAAACATCAAATTCGGATAAACCTTTGGCAAGCACAAATCTTTTATCGTGATAAAAACCGATACTTTGTTGTTGATGTTTAAAAGCTAAGACATTTTTATAAGCATCAAAATCTTGGGGTCGATCTGTTAAAACCACTAAAGGAGTAGTAGGAGAATATTTTGCTAAATCTTTGGCTAATTCTCTCGTTAAAGAACGATAATTTTTTCCTAAAGCCAAAGTTCCAAAACAAACTTTTTGTTGATGTTTGTTCATATTTATAAAAGTTAGGTTATTAATTAAAACAAATCTTTAATTAGAGTCGATTTTAACTCAAAAAAATGAGTTTGGCTATTTGAACCAAAGAGAATCTAAACGTATTTTATTTAATTAGTAAATAAAAGCTTTTTTCCAAATTAACTAAATAATTAAAACATTAAAATAACAAGCTTAACTCGATCTGATATCAAACCTGTTCAATAAAATAAACAAAAAATTGATTATTTTAACTACTTCTCAATTTTCTGTACAGACGAACGATAAAACTAATCAAAGCGGATTTCATCTAATTAAACATGAATACTAGTAAGGTTTAGCTATCTCTGCAATTAGGAATCCACTACCAATCGATTCCACTCTCCAGGGAAATTATTCATTTTTTCTGAGCAATTAGTCTCAAATCCTTTTAAGATAATTTAGTTTCTTAAGCTTTGTTGGAGGGATGAATTCATGGAAAGGTTGCCAGAAAATTTACAGCATTTAAAAGATCGAGTTGCACTGATTACAGGTGCATCGCGAGGAATTGGCAAAGCAACTGCTTTAGCTTTAGCTACTGAAGGAGCAAAAGTCGTCGTGAACTATGCTAGTTCTAGTAATGCTGCTGATGAAGTAGTAAAAGAGATTACTGAAACTGGAGGTGAAGCGATCGCTCTGCAAGCTGATGTTTCTCAAGTAGAACAAGTAGATAATCTTATTAAGCAAACTTTAGATAAGTTTGGACGCATTGATATTTTGGTGAACAATGCAGGTATTACCAGAGATACTCTTCTGTTGCGGATGAAACCTGAAGAATGGCAAGCGGTAATCGATCTCAATCTAACTGGGGTTTTTCTTTGTACTCGTGCTGTCAGTAAAATTATGCTGAAACAAAAGGCAGGTAGAATTATCAATATTACTTCTGTAGCAGGACAAATGGGTAATCCTGGTCAAGCTAATTATAGTGCAGCTAAAGCAGGAGTGATTGGTTTTACCAAAACTGTTGCCAAAGAGTTAGCCACTCGTGGAGTTACAGTTAATGCTGTTGCACCAGGGTTTATTGAAACTGATATGACCAACGCTCTCAAATCCGATGATATTATTAAATTTATTCCCCTTGGTCGTTATGGAAAACCAGCAGAAATTGCAGGGATGATTCGTTTCTTAGCAGCCGATCCTGCTGCTGCTTATATTACGGGACAAGTTTTTAATGTGGATGGTGGGATGGTAATGGCTTAAGCACCCATTATTTTGTAGGGTTTGGCAATGCCAAATCCTGATTTATTAAAATTGACGACGAGCAAAACTTACCGTTCTAATAACCATCCCAGCAGAGATAAGTGTAGAGAATTCGTCTAGTCTTTTTTGTTGACCTAATCTAGCAGGATGCTCGTAGACTTCGCTTAAACTAAGAGTAACTACAATTGCGATCGCAGCGGTTGCACTTAAGTTACGTACAAAGCAAGTGTCTTTTTTAAGAGTTAATATTTCTTGCCACAGTTGATTTAACATTGTTTGTTTCCTTCTCTTCCTACCTCTAAACTTAAATACGATTTAAAAATTGCTCGGATGCAATGATTAGATAAATAAGAGAGAAATGTTTTCATGAACAAACTATTAATTACGGGAGCAAGTGGTTTTTTAGGTTGGAATATTTATCAACTGGCAAAAAATCAATGGCAAGTTTATGGTACTTGTTATAGCCATTATAATTTATATTCTCAAGAGAACATCGTCAAAATCGATCTCACTAATTTGACTGCTCTCAAAAACTTATTTAAAACAATCGATCCTAGTGCAGTTATTCATACCGCAGCAGCTTCTAAACCAAATTTTTGTCAAACTAATCCGATTGAATCTTATGAAATTAACGTTACTGCTTCAATGAACTTGGCGCATCTATGTGCTGAATATCAAATTCCTTGTATTTTTACTTCTACAGATTTAGTTTTTGATGGTAAAAATCCACCTTATTCAGAAAGCGATCCTGTTTCTCCTATTTCTTATTATGGAGAACAAAAAGTAGCAGCCGAACAAAAAATGCTCGAAATTTATCCTGCTACGGCAGTTTGTCGAATGCCTTTGATGTTTGGGATGCCTTCTCCTACAGCCAATAGTTTTATTCAAGGTTTGATTGACAATCTCCAAGCTGGCAAGGAATTAAATTTATTTACCGATGAATTTCGTACTCCTGTAAGCGGTACTAGGGCTGCACAAGGATTATTGCTTGCGCTAGAGCAAAAAGTTTCAGGATTGTTGCATCTGGGAGGAAAAGAAAGAATCTCGCGTTACGAATTTGGTTGGTTACTTGCCCAAACAATGGGATTTTCGACTGATTTAATTAAACCTTGTCGCCAAAAAGATGTGGTGATGGCTGCACCGCGATCGCCTGATACTTCTCTAAATAGTAGTAAAGCTTTTGCCCTTGGTTATCAACCAGCTTCCCTTAAAGAGCAATTATCCTATTTCTCAAGCTCAAACTAATATGAAATACTTTAATGTTTGCTACGGTTAGGAATTATTTTTTAGCTGTTAGCTGTTAGCTATTGGCTAAACTTGTAAACCAAACCAAACTATTTGTAGCATCTTTTTTCTATTTCATATAAATAAAAAGACTACGCCGTACTAAGCCTCTACCATCCCTAACTTTCTAACTCTTGCGGGGATAAATAATCCGCCAGCCCATAATCAACGCTAAGATAACAGAAGGTAAACTGACGATTATTAAACTTAAGGATACTGTAGGGGTAAGCGATAATTGAGAACCACCATATTTAATTAAAACTGAGAGCAGGGTAGATGCGATCGCGATTTTAACAATAAAATTTACTGGATTATTCATAAAATAAAAATTTACTTTACTTTTTGTCGGATATAGTTTATCAACTGATTGACTTGTTTTTTCAATTGTTCCATTTCTAGCTCCATTTTCTTGACCTGAGCTTTGAGCGATTCAATTTCGGCAGCCATAGACACAGTATCGGCATTGGTGACCCCTGTTGCTGTCTGATCTGATGAATCGACATATTGAGGCTGTTTTTTCGCCTTCATCATCGCCTCTCGAATGGCATCGACAAGCTGTTTTTGATCGAAAGGCTTTTCTACAAAGGCAAAATATTCAAAAGGTTCAGGAAGTTTGTCTGTGACTTCTTCTTTGCGTCCAGACATTAAAACTAGAGGAATATTTCTTAAATGTTGTTGTTTTTGGATTTCTTGGTAAACTTCCCACCCACTCATTTTTGGTAACAGGAAATCTAACATAATTAGGTTGGGATTTTCTGAACGAATTAAGTTATATCCCTCTAAACCATCTTTGGCTTCAATGACTTCAAAGTTACCCACAGGTAACATATCTTTGACACGCATTCTAATAACTTTACTGTCATCAATTACCAAAATTTTGTGAGTAGGCACGATTCACTCCTTGCACAGGAAATTTACTAGACTTAATCTATATAAATATTTTTATATTGTTAGAGTTCCCTTATCCCAGCTCAAAATAACAACTGAGAGTCAAATTCTCAGACATGATTTGGGATTGAATATTTTTGTTAGGTTGAGATAATCGATGGATCGCATTCAAGACATTCATGGGATTAAACCAGAGTTACCTAAAGACAAAATTACCTTACCAAAATGGCTGAAACGCCCAATTGGTAAAGCAAGTGATATTTCTACTGTACAACGAATCATCAAACAAAGAAGTATTCATACTATTTGTGAAGAAGGAAGATGTCCTAATCGAGGGGAATGTTATGCCAATAAAACAGCAACTTTTTTGTTGATGGGTCCAACTTGTACTCGCGCTTGTGCTTTTTGTCAGGTAGATAAGGGTCACTCACCGATGAGTTTAGACCCAGAAGAACCAGTTAAAGTAGCTGAAGCTGTAAGTTTGCTTGGCTTACGTTATGTTGTTCTTACTTCGGTTGCTAGAGATGACTTGCCTGATGGTGGTGCAAGTTGGTTTGTTAAAGTTATGAACGCTATCCGAGAAAACAATCCTGAAACTCAGATTGAAGTTTTAACTCCTGATTTTTGGAGTGGTAAAGAAGCGATCGCTAGTCAACAGGAAAGAATTGCTACAGTCGTAGCAGCTAAACCAGCTTGTTATAACCACAATCTCGAAACAGTTCAACGCTTACAAGCACCAGTGAGAAGAGGAGCTAAATATGACCGCTCTCTTGATGTGTTACGTCTAGTTAAAGAATGCGATCGCACTATACCAACTAAATCAGGTTTAATGTTGGGACTGGGGGAAACAGAAGCAGAAATTATTGAAACCATGCAAGATTTACGTTCCGTTGGATGCGATCGCTTGACGATTGGTCAGTATATGCGTCCTTCTTTAGAACATTTACCGATACAAAAATATTGGACTCCAGCCGAATTTGAGCATTTGGGCGAAATTGCTCGTTCTCTTGGCTTTTCTCACGTGCGTTCTGCCCCTTTGGTAAGAAGTTCTTATCATGCAGGAGAAGAAGACAATCAACAGTGACCAGTTACCAATTACTAATTAGTAATTATGAGGGATGAATAATCAACTCCGCCGAAGGCGCGCTGCGCGACCAACCATCAACTATCAACCATTAACAGTGATCAGTTACCAATGTTAATTGTTCATCACTCATTGTCTCCTTGTCTCCCCATCTCCCTTTTTCTCAATCAGCAAACTAGGTGTTGATCAGCTTACTATGGCAAAATTTTATTCTCAGTTAACTGAAGAACTACAGGCTTTTATTGCAGCCCAAAAAATCTTTTTC includes these proteins:
- a CDS encoding transcriptional regulator, AraC family; this encodes MVVEEPISIDFSQDRAKVLGALKQALLQLPQLSSYDTDWDGIYCAYDNYANPGKSREVISPQYNLLIFTENPKPIYAIRQLDGTIKKEAVKPGDVVIIPSEVTHQAEWFNPGGFIILGFDSKVFNSTLFETIDPDRVEIPPNFAQPDPLIYQLGLKLKTELESGGLGSRLYAEAIANLLSVHLLQNYSIQTPQIKNYSDGLPKYKLKQVCEYIDANLDRSLGLNELAQLVQMSPSYFSRLFKQSTGYAPHQYLIRCRVKRARELLLHKKFTIAEVSYQVGFANQGHLNYHFKRITGTTPKAMQKQMSKNSVISHFF
- the fabG gene encoding 3-oxoacyl-[acyl-carrier protein] reductase gives rise to the protein MERLPENLQHLKDRVALITGASRGIGKATALALATEGAKVVVNYASSSNAADEVVKEITETGGEAIALQADVSQVEQVDNLIKQTLDKFGRIDILVNNAGITRDTLLLRMKPEEWQAVIDLNLTGVFLCTRAVSKIMLKQKAGRIINITSVAGQMGNPGQANYSAAKAGVIGFTKTVAKELATRGVTVNAVAPGFIETDMTNALKSDDIIKFIPLGRYGKPAEIAGMIRFLAADPAAAYITGQVFNVDGGMVMA
- a CDS encoding rieske 2Fe-2S domain protein → MNLTTIANPLPSINNSSKTILPGAPWLIAHKTMLGINKPYKITFQGKDYVLWQNQQQEIFALNNICPHMQAPLSDGWVCRERNTITCPFHGLEFDGKGRVYREENLNYQAITQPLELIVQDELIWTYGGIKPRLPIPDLIPRITEGFIFLGATGEKSIQADFLKCLKINYDFNHALATHREPFKFRKIEIKDYQENNYYTKLNQEITRADNTLKEIITNPAFLTTPKTLFNQFEYSFPSTTSIITNTDFGQLVQLFILYPETENCTKTFILLYAKPKNIFNKFLLLLLKQYFLNSFNLIFEQDTNMLETLYPTQKPKIRLPREEIMFHAEKLYQQWEL
- the aroE gene encoding shikimate 5-dehydrogenase, giving the protein MVLITGTTKLLGIIGDPVEHSLSPVMHNAAIKQMGIDYVYIPFPVKPNNLATAIAGFAAVDLVGFSVTIPHKQAIIPLLSKVTPEAEMIGAVNTVWRTDSGWQGTNTDVIGFVAPLKNLGRDWRKVTPVILGNGGAARAVVVGLIQLGCQEIHVVGRNKDKLAQFYQSWQNNREIITKLKIHYWEGLNALLPAAELLINTTPIGMYPHVKQSPLDAELFKKLSSGAIAYDLIYTPNPTQFLQLAKGKGAVIIDGLEMLVQQGVAALEIWLQQPVPVDVMRQSLQQREFDENF
- a CDS encoding integral membrane sensor signal transduction histidine kinase, producing MNKLSLGARLFLSHLIVMIVGLASFVLIAKVSSPRMFILRLEQLEKRGIFTVHSARTYLVENFHNAWNRGAFWSLIVGGSTAGGLSYLASKRIMRPLKQMKEITYNFAAGNLDQRMPESEIPELNQLGVSFNSMASSIEDVEKRRRELISDLTHELRTPLTVVRGYLEELADGRVEPSPEIYSRLVRETRRLERLIHDLQELSKAEAGYLSIHAKKVNLRPLLVSLVDRFADQLLEEGPVLKLDCPAELPLVLTDLDRTEQILVNLLGNAIRYTEQGSITVKVWKDNRQLWIAVIDTGVGIAQEDLPFVFERFWRADRSRASYSGGTGIGLAITRRLVELQGGKIEVESEVGKGSTFRFCLPIS
- a CDS encoding unnamed protein product, producing MELKSRLDLTEIFCDVDDFYNSFEKHCHDLPQLTASTGEKISSCRMSLSEVMTIVIAFHGSGYRTFKEFYTLQVRPHWKKAFPSLVSYNRFVELMPWSMMLLCCFLQTRKGEVTGISFIDSTPIEVCCPSRSRSHRVFEGLVGWGKNSVGWHYGFKLHLIINDQGELLAFKLTPGNTDDRKPVPDLTQDIIGKLFGDRGYISQELFEKLDEQGLQLITRHKKNMKQKLVKLMDKILLRKRSLIETVNDQLKNISQIEHSRHRSVWNFMVNLFGGLIAYTYLPQKPSLDLEPKGLPALPPALF
- a CDS encoding type 12 methyltransferase; this encodes MTTLTEFNSIKAEAFAEGLLNILNSGAISLMISIGHRTGLFDTMAQLPPSTSQQIAEAAGLQERYVREWLSAMVTSRFVDYNVSSTKSKKGRR